The sequence TTTCCCGCCGGGTGGCGCCGCGCCCAGGCCCGTCGGGGCGGACGCGGTTTGGTGGTTGCGGCGACACGGCGCTAGGTTTCCGACCATGACCGACTCCTCGGCTCGCCTGGCCGCGGGCGACGTTGCCCCCGACTTCACGCTCCCGGACGCCGACGGCAAGGACGTGTCGCTCGCGTCCTACCGGGGCCGGCGGGTCGTCGTGTACTTCTACCCACGGGCGAGCACACCCGGCTGCACCAAGCAGGCCTGCGACTTCCGCGACAGCCTGGCCCAGCTGAACGACGCCGGCATCGACGTGCTGGGCGTCTCCCCGGACAAGCCCGCGGCGCTGGTGAAGTTCCGCGACAACGAGGGCCTGACGTTCCCGCTGCTGTCCGACCCCGACCGCGCCGTGCTGACCGCGTATGGCGCCTACGGCGAGAAGATGATGTACGGCAAGGTGACCACCGGTGTGATCCGCTCGACCTTCGTCGTCGGCGCCGACGGCACCCTGGAGAAGGTGCTCTACAACGTGAAGGCCACCGGTCACGTCGCCAAGCTGATCCGCGAGCTGGGGCTCGCGGCGGCCTGACTCACCGACCGGGCCGGCGGGGCCCCGCCGGCCCGGGTCCGGGTCGGCGCTACGCCTTGAGGACGGCGTCGAAGAGTTCGGCGGTGCGCTGCCAGTGCTGTTCGGCGGCCTTCTCGTCGTAGACGCCGGGGTGGTCGGTGACCGCGAAGCCATGCCGGGCGCCTGGGTAGAGCTCCAGCCGGTAGTCGACCTTCGCCTGGTCCAGCGCGGCCGCGAGCCGGGCCTGGTCCTCGGGGGTGCAGGAGCCGTCCTCGTCCGCCACCCCGAAGTACAGCCTCGCCTGAATCCTGTCCGCCTGGGTGTGCGGGCTCGCCGGGTCGTCCGCGACGGCGAGCCGGCCGCCGTGGAACGACGCGGCGGCGGCGACCCGGTCGGGGAACGTGCCGGCCGCGAGGAACGACAGCCTCCCGCCCATGCAGTAGCCGGTGGTGCCGACCTTCTCGGCGTTCGCCGCCGGGACGTCGGCCAGCGCCGCGAGCAGTGCGCCGGTGGCGGCCATGGCGCCCGCGTTGGCCACCCCCATGACCTGCCCCAGCCTGGCCCGCTCCGCCGGGTCGGAGAACGCGGTCTTCGGGTCGAACGGGAGGGCGTCCGGCGTGCGGAAGTGGACGTTCGGCAGCGCCACGGCGTAGCCGAGATCCGCGAGCCGTTGGGCCATGTCGTCGGTCGCCGGCCGAACGCCGAACGCGTCCGGGTACATGATCACCGTGGGCAGCGCGGGGCCGGCGTCGGCCGGGTGCCCGGCCGGAAGGTGCAGGTGGACGTCCATCACACCGTCGTCGGTGGGCACGTCGAGCTTGGTCACGGACAACACGAACTCCTGGGCGTCTGCCGCCCGGCCGCGCAAGGGCCGCCCCGACGCCGAGCGCGGTCGGGTCCTCCGGGTCGAGCGGGAAAGGATCTGCCTGGGCCGGGCCCAGGGGCGCCGCCCGGCGAGTCCGATCGGCCGGGCGGGCCGGCTCGGGCCGTGGCCGCGGCGAACAGCATCCCTCATAGCCGCAGGTCGGTCGCGGTCGAGGCCCGGCCCACCCCGCCCCGTTTGGGCCCTGTGGTGGTCGTCTTCAGGACGTTTTCAGGACGGCCGGCCGGTCAGCTCGGCGATCGTGCGCGACGTCCTCCCCCGGCGTCGTCAGCCGGCGGCGTTGACCGCGGCCTTGAACGGGTCGGGGAGCAGCTGGTCCTGGGAGAGCGTCTTGCCGTCGACCATCACGGTCGGGGTACCGGTCACCCCGCGCTTGGACGCGCTGTCCGCGACCTTGGCGACGTAGCCGTCGTACCGGCCCGACCTCACCGCGCTGGTGAAGGCCGGCGACGTCAGGCCGACCTGCGAGCCGAGCTGGATGAGCCGGTCGTTGGAGAAGCCCCCGGAGTTCTCCGCCGGCTGGTTGGCGAACAGCACCTGGTGGTACTGCTCGAACTTGCCGTCGTTGGCCGCGGCGGCCCCCGCGTTCGCGGCACGGACCGAGTCGGGCCCGATGAACGACATCATGTGGTAGACGGCCTTGATCTTGCCCGCGTCGATCAGCGAGCGCACGGTCGAGCCGGTGGTGGTCTCGAACTGCCGGCAGATCGGGCACTGGAAGTCCTCGTAGAAGTCGACCGTGACCGGGGCGGTCGCCTTGCCGACGACGATGCCGTTGTCCTGGCCGGTCGCCGTGGCCGGGAGGACGACCGGCTTGGAGTGCTGGCGGGTGTTCTGCACGACGATGCCGATGACGGCGGCGAGGATGATCACGCCGAGCACCGAGGCGAGCACGATCATCTGCTTGCGCCGCCGCTCCCTCGCCGCGGCCTGCGCCCGGGCCGCCGCGGCCCGTTCGCGCCGGACCGCCCCGCGCGGGTCCCGGTCCGGCCGGGGACCGGTGTCGACCCCGCCGCCCGAGCGGCCAGCACCCGGGCCGTTGCCCCGGCCCGATCCGCGTCCCGCGCCCGTGCTCATCGCTCGCGCCTCATGCGTCCCGCCCTGTCCCCGGGCCGCGGCTGGTCGCCCGTCCGCACCCGGTACCCGTCGTGCCAGTCCCCGCCGTCGCGGCTGTCGTCGGTCTCGTGCCCGTCGGCTTCGCCGTCGGCCCGGTGCTCGTCGCCAGCCCGGTGCTCGTCGCCAGCCCGGTGCTCGTCGAGGCCGCCGGACGTCCTGGGTCGACGGTCGGGGGCCGGGCCGAACAGCAGGCGGTCCAGCGTCAGGTAGCCGTCGGGCCAGACCGCCAGCAGCGCGCTGGCCAGCAGAAGCAGACTGTCACGAACTAGTTCCGATGTGTAATGGGTCGGCGCGCCCTTCGCGAGATCGCCGCCTTTCGAGAAGCAGCCACACTCGATGTGCAGGCCGCGGGCGGCCGCGGACGCGATCGCCCCGATGTAGACCGCCAGCAGCAGGCACGACAGCAGCGCGCCGGCCCGCACGGCCAGGCCCAGCAGGAGCAGGACTCCGAGCGCGATCTCCACGAACGGCACCGCGTAGGCGACGGGATGGACCAGCGCCTCCGGCAGGATGCGGAACGCCCGCACCGAGCGGACCATCCCGTCCGCGTCGCCGACCTTCAGGCAGCCGGCGACCAGCCACAGCACGCCCAGCCCGAGCCGCAGCAGCGTCGAGGCCACCCGCGCCCACGGCCGCCTGCCGCCCAGCGCGCCGCTGGCCGCCGGATGGTGGCTCATCGCGGCGCTCCCGCCCGCACCAGGACCGGAAGGTCATGGATGTAGTCGGTGATCTGGGTGCCCGGCGGGTAGCGCAGCGCCAGGTAGCCGTCGCGGCCGAACGCGAGCACGTCGGCGCCGTGGTTCTGCGTCATCGCACCGTCCGCGCGCGCCGTCGGCGGTGGGACGTCGACGCCCAGGGTGCGCGCGGTCGCCTGGATCCGTGCGAACGGGCCGGTCAGGCCGTAGAAGCCGAACCCGGGGTCGAAATGGTGCAACCAGCTGGCGAGCACCGCTGGCGTGTCGCGCGCCGGGTCGGTGCTGACGAAGACGACGCGGACCTGGCCGCGGACCACCGGGTCGAGCGCGCCCAGCGCGGCGGCGAGGTCTGCCATCGTCGTCGGGCAGACGTCCGGGCAGTGCGTGTAGCCGAAGTACAGCAACGTCACCAGGCCGGCGGTGCGGGCGCGCAGGTGGAACGCGAGCCCGTCGGTGCCGGTCAGGTCGAGCGCCGGCATCGGCAGCCGCGTCGCCGGGCTGATCCCGTGCAGGCCGTCGCCGCGACGGTCGTCGACGATCGCGGCCTGCATGCCAGGGGTGTGGTCGGCGCAGGCCGGCGCCCCCGCGAACAGCGCCGTCAACGCGATCGCCGCGACCGGCACCGTACGAGCCGCAGGCGCCGCGCGGGCAGCCCGCGCCGGGTGCGCGACCGGCGCCGTGCGCCGGGCCGGCCGGCGGGCGCCGGCCGGCCGAACCGTGGCGACGACGGCCGGCGAGGTGGTGGCCATGGTCCTCCGCGTTGAGAACATGGGCAGACGAGCGGACGGCTCGGGCGTGAGCGGGCCGAGGCGTCGATCGAAGTAATCGATCGACTACATGTAGTGACGAGACGGTGTCACGTTAACCGCAACCGGCGACGGGCGGCGTGAGGTACGGCCCAGCCGACCGCCGGGCCGGGTGTGACCCATCGGTCGGACCACCGTTTCCGCTCGTCAGGCGTTGGCTCCTCTGGCACTCTTGGTGACGGACCCGTCTGGCACTGCTGGTGACGGACCCGTCAACGCATCACCGACCGTTGGCCCGGATTGCGCGTCCGAGTGCGCGCGGACCGTGGTCTGGCGAGACGAGAGGTCACACCCGTGCCGCAGGACCCGGCGATCATCCAGAGTCAGATCGAGGAGACACGCGCCGAGCTGGCGGAGACCATCGACGCGATCGCGGAGCTGGTCCACCCCCGCCGGGTCGCCGAGCGCGCGGGCGAGCAGGCCCGCGCGAAGCTCGCCGAGCTGCGCGCCCGCGCCGGCCACCACGGCGGCCAGCCGCTCGAGCTCGCGGCCGACGCCCCCGGCGCGGGCCTGGTCGCCGCGGAGCCGCCCGGCGTGCGTGGTCCGGCCGGAGGGTCCCGCAGCGTCCGGTGGGGCCGGGTCGCGCTCGCGGTCGGCGCGACGATGCTGCTGGTGGTGGGCACCACCCGGCGCCGTCGCCGGCACCGAGGCTGAGGCCGGCGCGGTCCCAGGCCCGGCGACTACAGTCCCGCTGGGGAAGCCTGGACGCCGCCTGGGCCTGCGAACGCGACTGGGCCTGTGGGCGGGCGCTGCCGGGCCTGTGGACGCGACTGAGCCTGGGGACGCCGAGTGAGTCTTGACAGCCACGGCCGCGTACCTGCCGGCCGGATCGTGCTGGTCCGGCACGGAGAGACGGAGTGGAGCAGGTCGGGCCGCCATACCGGCCGTACCGACATTCCGCTCACCCCCGACGGCGAACGGCGCGCGGCCGCGCTGCTGCCGGCGCTGCGGGGCTTCCGGTTCGCGCTGGTCGCGACCAGCCCGCGCACCCGCGCCATCCACACCGCCGATCTGGCCGGCCTTTTCGCCGCGCCCGTAGGTGGCGGGCCGACGCACCAGCGCCAGGGCGGCCCCGACGGGGTGCGCCCGGCCGTGGCCGACGTGGCGGCGCGCGAGGTCTGGCCCGATTTGGCCGAGTGGGACTACGGCGACCTGGAGGGCCTGACCACGCCGACGATCCGCGAGACCCAGCCGGGCTGGACGATCTGGACCGGCCGGGTGCCCGGCGGGGAGACCGCCGGCCAGGTCGCCGCCCGGGCCGACGCGGTGCTGGCCCGGGCGCTGCCGCTGCTGCGCGACGGTGACGTCGCACTGGTCGGACACGGGCACATGTCGCGGGTGCTGATCGCGCGCTGGCTCGGGTTGGACCCGGCGCGCGGCGCGTCGTTCCTGGTGGAGCCGGCGAGCCTGACCATCCTTGAGCACGAGCGGGAGACCCGGGTCCTCGGTTCGCTCAACCTGCGGCCGTCGCCGCCGGAGGCCAGGCTGGACGCCTTCCAGCCCGGCGCCTCCGCGTCCGCGCTATAGGTCGCCCCTTCTGCGCAACGCCGTCAGGGCGATCACCCCCGGCACGACCGGCAGCCAGTAAGTGATCAGCCGGAAGACCAGGACGGCGGTGACCATCGCGGCGGCCGGGCCGCCGGCGGCCGTCAGGCCGATCGCGAGCGCGGGCTCGATCGCGCCGACGTTGCCGGCCGTCGGCGCGGCGCCCGCCACCGCGGAGCCGACCAGGTACACGGCCGCGACCGACAGCACGCTGACGTTGCCGCCGAACGCCCGTTCGCTGGCCGTCAGCGCGATCACCTGAGCCACCTTCGTCCCGGCCAGCGAACCGCTGAGCGCGGCGGCCCGGCCGGGGGAGTGGACGAGCCCGCTCAGGTGCGCCCGGAAGGTCGCCAGCGGGCCGCGCAGCCGGTCGCGCACCCGTCGGCGGGTCAGCACCACCGCGAGGACGGCGACGACGGCGCCCGCCACGATGCACACCGGTCCGAGGCCGAGGCTGGACATCGTGTCGCGCAGCGGCCCGGTCAGCCCCGCGGTCATCCGTGAGTCGCCGAGCAGCGCGGCCACGCAGGCGAGCGCGGCCAGGTGCACCAGGCCGCAGACGACCCGGATGGACGCGATCGTGGCGACCCCGGCCGGCCGGGGAAGTCCGCGGCGTTCCAGGAACCGCAGGTTGACGGCGATCGCGCCGAGGCCGGCGGGGATGATCCGGTTCGCGGCGGCGGCGGCGAACTGCACCCCGGTCGCGACCCGCACCCCCACCGGCAGGCCACTGCCCGCCCGTAGCGCGATCCCGTTGGAGACGTAGTACAGAACGGTCCCGACGCCGCAGAGCGGCAGCCACGGCCAGCTCGGCGCCGGGATGTCGGCCAGCTGGTGCTCGACCTCGGCGCGGAACTGGACGGCGAGCACCGCGAGCGGCACCCCGAGGACGACGGCGAGCAGGACCGTGCGCCGCCGGGGTGGCCGAAGCGCCCGGCGGGCCCCGAAGTCCAGCTCGCTCGCGGCGAGGGCTCGGTCCCCCAGCCCGGCGTTCCGGGCGCGGGCGCGCCCGCCGGGTGCCGGCAGCGCGACGGCGTCCGCGCCGCCCGCCATGCCGGCGACGGCGGGCAGGCCGATGGCGAAGGCCGGGCCGGCCTGCCGGGTCCGGTCCGGCCCCGCGGTCAGCATCGGAACCGCCGGCGAGCCCGGGACGACCGGGATGGCCGCCGGGCCAGCCAGCACCGACGTGCGCCGTACCAGCACCCGAAGGTTCAGCGGGGTCGCCAGCGACCGCGACCGCCTGGCCGCTCGGCTGGCGCCGCTGGTCGGGGCTCGGTCGCGCGCGGCCTCGCCGGCGTCGCGTGAGCCTCGACCCAGCAGTGGCAGCCCGGCCGGTGACGTGGGGAGCGTCGTCGCTCCGGTCGCGTCCGCTGCCAACAACGTCGGAGTCTCGATGACTGGGGCTCCCCTCGGGCAGGGCGGTTCGGGCGGAGTCGCTCGATTACTATCCGGGACTACCCGCTCCGCCCGTCATCATTGTGCGCACGGCCATGCGCGTTCGGCCATCGACGCGACCGGTGCCGCCGGCCGGGCGACCGGCGTTCGGCGTTACCGGTCGTGACGAGTCCGAACTGCCGGCCACGACTGGCGATACAACGGTCAGTGTGGGTGGGCCGTGCGACGGAACTCCCCGCTGGCGGGTGTCCGTTGGCGGTCTGACGGAAGAAGGAACGGTGTGGCACGGATCGCCCCATGCCCGACAGTCATGACGATATGTGGCGCCGGCGCCCGACGGAAGGAAGCTCGATGTCAGACCTTTTGGATCTTTCGGTGAACACGCTGGGTGGCGAAGCGGCGACCTTTGGCG is a genomic window of Pseudofrankia inefficax containing:
- a CDS encoding histidine phosphatase family protein, translated to MSLDSHGRVPAGRIVLVRHGETEWSRSGRHTGRTDIPLTPDGERRAAALLPALRGFRFALVATSPRTRAIHTADLAGLFAAPVGGGPTHQRQGGPDGVRPAVADVAAREVWPDLAEWDYGDLEGLTTPTIRETQPGWTIWTGRVPGGETAGQVAARADAVLARALPLLRDGDVALVGHGHMSRVLIARWLGLDPARGASFLVEPASLTILEHERETRVLGSLNLRPSPPEARLDAFQPGASASAL
- a CDS encoding DsbA family protein; amino-acid sequence: MSTGAGRGSGRGNGPGAGRSGGGVDTGPRPDRDPRGAVRRERAAAARAQAAARERRRKQMIVLASVLGVIILAAVIGIVVQNTRQHSKPVVLPATATGQDNGIVVGKATAPVTVDFYEDFQCPICRQFETTTGSTVRSLIDAGKIKAVYHMMSFIGPDSVRAANAGAAAANDGKFEQYHQVLFANQPAENSGGFSNDRLIQLGSQVGLTSPAFTSAVRSGRYDGYVAKVADSASKRGVTGTPTVMVDGKTLSQDQLLPDPFKAAVNAAG
- a CDS encoding MauE/DoxX family redox-associated membrane protein gives rise to the protein MSHHPAASGALGGRRPWARVASTLLRLGLGVLWLVAGCLKVGDADGMVRSVRAFRILPEALVHPVAYAVPFVEIALGVLLLLGLAVRAGALLSCLLLAVYIGAIASAAARGLHIECGCFSKGGDLAKGAPTHYTSELVRDSLLLLASALLAVWPDGYLTLDRLLFGPAPDRRPRTSGGLDEHRAGDEHRAGDEHRADGEADGHETDDSRDGGDWHDGYRVRTGDQPRPGDRAGRMRRER
- a CDS encoding DUF3618 domain-containing protein, which gives rise to MPQDPAIIQSQIEETRAELAETIDAIAELVHPRRVAERAGEQARAKLAELRARAGHHGGQPLELAADAPGAGLVAAEPPGVRGPAGGSRSVRWGRVALAVGATMLLVVGTTRRRRRHRG
- a CDS encoding dienelactone hydrolase family protein; this encodes MLSVTKLDVPTDDGVMDVHLHLPAGHPADAGPALPTVIMYPDAFGVRPATDDMAQRLADLGYAVALPNVHFRTPDALPFDPKTAFSDPAERARLGQVMGVANAGAMAATGALLAALADVPAANAEKVGTTGYCMGGRLSFLAAGTFPDRVAAAASFHGGRLAVADDPASPHTQADRIQARLYFGVADEDGSCTPEDQARLAAALDQAKVDYRLELYPGARHGFAVTDHPGVYDEKAAEQHWQRTAELFDAVLKA
- the bcp gene encoding thioredoxin-dependent thiol peroxidase yields the protein MTDSSARLAAGDVAPDFTLPDADGKDVSLASYRGRRVVVYFYPRASTPGCTKQACDFRDSLAQLNDAGIDVLGVSPDKPAALVKFRDNEGLTFPLLSDPDRAVLTAYGAYGEKMMYGKVTTGVIRSTFVVGADGTLEKVLYNVKATGHVAKLIRELGLAAA
- a CDS encoding SCO family protein, with the translated sequence MATTSPAVVATVRPAGARRPARRTAPVAHPARAARAAPAARTVPVAAIALTALFAGAPACADHTPGMQAAIVDDRRGDGLHGISPATRLPMPALDLTGTDGLAFHLRARTAGLVTLLYFGYTHCPDVCPTTMADLAAALGALDPVVRGQVRVVFVSTDPARDTPAVLASWLHHFDPGFGFYGLTGPFARIQATARTLGVDVPPPTARADGAMTQNHGADVLAFGRDGYLALRYPPGTQITDYIHDLPVLVRAGAPR
- a CDS encoding lysylphosphatidylglycerol synthase transmembrane domain-containing protein, encoding MLAADATGATTLPTSPAGLPLLGRGSRDAGEAARDRAPTSGASRAARRSRSLATPLNLRVLVRRTSVLAGPAAIPVVPGSPAVPMLTAGPDRTRQAGPAFAIGLPAVAGMAGGADAVALPAPGGRARARNAGLGDRALAASELDFGARRALRPPRRRTVLLAVVLGVPLAVLAVQFRAEVEHQLADIPAPSWPWLPLCGVGTVLYYVSNGIALRAGSGLPVGVRVATGVQFAAAAANRIIPAGLGAIAVNLRFLERRGLPRPAGVATIASIRVVCGLVHLAALACVAALLGDSRMTAGLTGPLRDTMSSLGLGPVCIVAGAVVAVLAVVLTRRRVRDRLRGPLATFRAHLSGLVHSPGRAAALSGSLAGTKVAQVIALTASERAFGGNVSVLSVAAVYLVGSAVAGAAPTAGNVGAIEPALAIGLTAAGGPAAAMVTAVLVFRLITYWLPVVPGVIALTALRRRGDL